Sequence from the Chloroflexota bacterium genome:
ATCGCCTGGCTCAAAGCCAACAAACCCCCGGAACTGCATCTCGTCATCACCGGGCGCTATGCACCAGAAGCGCTGATCAAATATGCCGATCTGGTTACCGAAATGGCAAATATCAAACATCCTTTTGATACGGGCATCAAAGGCCAGCGCGGTATTGAATTCTAATAGACCGGTGACGGAAGACAGAAGCCAGAGAGAACAACCAGTCTTCTGTCTTCCGTCCTCCGTCACCGTAAGGAGTCTCCATGTCCATCCAACAACTCATCGCCCAAATCCAACCCCTCGACCAGGCCGCCATGCAAGCCGCCCGCGCCCGTCAGGATGATTTAACTAAGCCGCGCGGCAGCCTGGGACAGCTTGAAGATATTTCAGTGAAAATCGCCGGGATCACCGGTGAAGTACGGCCCAAACTCACACATAAAGTCGTCACCACGATGGCGGGTGACCACGGCGTAGTCGCCGAGGGCGTCAGCGCCTATCCCTCCGAAGTAACCCCGCAAATGGTGATGAACTTTGTCTTCGGCGGCGCGGCCATCAACGTGTTTTCCCAGCATGTCGGCGCACGTGTAATCATCGTAGATATGGGTGTCGCCAGCGAACTTGATCACCCGGCTGTAGTAAACAAAAAAATTGCTCTGGGTACACAAAACATGGCCCACGGTCCAGCCATGACGCGTGAACAAGCCATTCAGGCCATTGAAGCCGGGGCCGCCGTGGTTGAAGCGGAACTCGAAAAAGGGCTGGATATTCTGGCGACCGGTGATATGGGCATTGG
This genomic interval carries:
- the cobT gene encoding nicotinate-nucleotide--dimethylbenzimidazole phosphoribosyltransferase translates to MSIQQLIAQIQPLDQAAMQAARARQDDLTKPRGSLGQLEDISVKIAGITGEVRPKLTHKVVTTMAGDHGVVAEGVSAYPSEVTPQMVMNFVFGGAAINVFSQHVGARVIIVDMGVASELDHPAVVNKKIALGTQNMAHGPAMTREQAIQAIEAGAAVVEAELEKGLDILATGDMGIGNTTPSAAIAAALTGRSVEEITGRGTGVDDEGLQRKITAIQKALDVNQPNAEDGLDILAKVGGFEIGGLAGAILAAAAHRVPVVIDGFISTAAAMIAVSLAPQTRDYLIAAHRSQELGHQIMLEWLGTTPLLNLGLRLGEGTGAALAISLIEAACKILDEMATFSEAGVSDKE